A stretch of the Acidilobus sp. 7A genome encodes the following:
- a CDS encoding TFIIB-type zinc ribbon-containing protein, with protein MLRCPRCGSQRLAWSDETGHLVCQDCGAIIEDLIDDGPQPQRGQQVRVAIPAPPLGELELALSDASERAIRRGKLVRVINGVIRLRSPATKHDEEASTALSIMEFFPELKSRTERVRLGIALYATLRAMGLSSSRAIAEAARRSGASPRSIESAVRRHREAFISYSELVGAALLEGRDPLIKARTS; from the coding sequence GTGCTGAGGTGCCCTAGGTGCGGCTCCCAAAGGCTGGCTTGGAGCGACGAGACTGGTCACCTGGTTTGCCAGGACTGCGGAGCCATAATAGAGGACCTCATTGACGATGGGCCCCAGCCCCAGCGTGGGCAGCAGGTCCGCGTTGCCATCCCGGCTCCCCCGCTCGGCGAGCTTGAGCTAGCCCTGAGCGACGCCTCTGAGAGGGCCATCAGGAGAGGCAAGCTCGTCAGGGTTATAAACGGGGTCATAAGGCTTAGGTCGCCTGCCACTAAACATGATGAGGAGGCCTCAACAGCCCTGAGCATAATGGAGTTCTTCCCGGAGCTGAAGTCTAGGACCGAGAGGGTCAGGCTCGGTATAGCTCTCTACGCGACCCTCAGGGCAATGGGCCTCAGCTCCTCGAGGGCTATTGCTGAGGCCGCCAGGAGGTCTGGGGCCTCCCCAAGGTCTATAGAGAGCGCGGTGAGGAGGCACAGGGAGGCCTTCATAAGCTACTCTGAGCTCGTGGGGGCCGCCCTGCTCGAAGGGAGGGACCCATTAATTAAGGCCAGGACCTCCTGA
- the gatE gene encoding Glu-tRNA(Gln) amidotransferase subunit GatE has product MSTSDELDYEVLGLKVGLEIHQQLKTKNKLFCSCPAELAEEAKESFVRKLRPTRSETGEVDVAALFEYRKGKAYRYGAPSGHYCLVESDEEPPHTINREAVAIAIAVAKALKSTVVDEIHVMRKIVIDGSNTSGFQRTAIVALGGKITVNNKDYGIQTIVVEEDAARKTGESGAETNYMLDRLGIPLIEISTAPDMHTPSEARDVALAIGMLLRMTGAVRRGLGTIRQDLNVSIVGGAKTEIKGVQTLELIDKIVKYEAMRQVNLLRIRDEMVRRGITKDVIVMEPVDVTEVFKSTKSKVISKALSSGGRVLAVKLPRMKGLLGTYVQPGRRFGTEIADYVRFWADVQGLFHSDELPSYGITQEEVEAVYKALGADPSADAFAMVAEREDRALKAISVIVDRVRQALDGVPEETRAANEDGTTKYMRPRPGKERMYPETDIPPLRVTPDLLAEAERLVPEPPEAKVRRFVEKYGISRELAEKVVADPRLPIIEEMINRYSSSVTPTLIASMFVTLMKGLRGKGVDVDSIDEDRLEGVVRLLAQGSIAKEAIEPILTKMSEDPKITAEEAARQLGLLGMSREEAEKVIDRIIADNMELVKQKGEAAFSTLMGKAMGVLRGKVDGKVVSEMIRSKLRQLSSR; this is encoded by the coding sequence ATGAGCACGAGTGATGAGCTGGACTATGAGGTCCTGGGCCTCAAGGTAGGCCTTGAGATACACCAGCAGCTTAAGACGAAGAACAAGCTCTTCTGCAGCTGCCCAGCCGAGCTCGCGGAGGAGGCGAAGGAGAGCTTCGTCAGGAAGCTCAGGCCCACCAGGAGCGAGACTGGGGAGGTTGACGTTGCGGCTCTCTTCGAGTACAGGAAGGGTAAGGCCTACAGGTACGGGGCACCGAGTGGCCACTACTGCCTCGTCGAGTCTGACGAGGAGCCGCCGCACACAATAAACAGGGAGGCCGTGGCCATAGCTATAGCTGTGGCTAAGGCCTTGAAATCCACTGTAGTTGACGAGATACATGTCATGAGGAAGATAGTTATAGACGGCAGCAACACCAGCGGCTTCCAGAGGACCGCAATAGTGGCCCTCGGCGGCAAGATAACTGTCAACAACAAGGACTATGGCATCCAGACCATAGTTGTCGAGGAGGACGCCGCCAGGAAGACCGGGGAGAGCGGGGCTGAGACCAACTACATGCTCGACAGGCTGGGGATACCCCTCATAGAGATCTCGACGGCGCCCGACATGCACACGCCGTCCGAGGCCAGGGACGTGGCCCTGGCCATAGGTATGCTGCTCCGCATGACAGGTGCCGTGAGGAGGGGGCTCGGCACCATAAGGCAGGACCTCAACGTGAGCATAGTTGGAGGCGCCAAGACTGAGATCAAGGGCGTCCAGACGCTGGAGCTAATAGACAAGATAGTCAAATATGAAGCCATGAGGCAAGTGAACCTGCTAAGGATAAGGGATGAGATGGTGAGGAGGGGGATAACGAAGGACGTGATAGTCATGGAGCCCGTTGACGTGACAGAGGTCTTCAAGTCGACCAAGAGCAAGGTAATATCAAAGGCCCTCTCGTCGGGCGGCCGCGTGTTAGCTGTGAAGCTGCCGAGGATGAAGGGGCTCCTCGGCACCTACGTGCAGCCCGGCAGGAGGTTCGGCACTGAGATAGCGGACTACGTCAGGTTCTGGGCTGACGTCCAGGGCCTGTTCCACAGCGACGAGTTGCCCAGCTACGGGATAACGCAGGAGGAGGTAGAGGCCGTCTACAAGGCCCTAGGCGCTGACCCCAGCGCTGACGCGTTTGCAATGGTGGCTGAGAGGGAGGACAGGGCGCTCAAGGCTATCTCCGTGATAGTTGACAGAGTCAGGCAGGCACTCGACGGCGTCCCAGAGGAGACTAGAGCCGCTAACGAGGACGGCACAACCAAGTACATGAGGCCCAGGCCCGGCAAGGAGAGGATGTACCCTGAGACCGACATACCGCCGCTCAGGGTCACGCCTGACCTGCTGGCAGAGGCTGAGAGGCTTGTGCCTGAGCCGCCGGAGGCCAAGGTGAGGCGCTTCGTCGAGAAGTACGGGATTAGCAGAGAGCTGGCGGAGAAGGTAGTAGCAGATCCCAGGCTGCCTATTATAGAAGAGATGATAAACAGGTATAGCTCTTCAGTGACGCCAACCCTTATAGCGTCCATGTTTGTGACGTTGATGAAGGGGCTCAGGGGCAAGGGGGTTGACGTCGACTCTATCGACGAGGACAGACTCGAGGGCGTGGTCAGACTGCTGGCCCAGGGCTCCATAGCTAAGGAGGCCATAGAGCCGATACTGACTAAGATGTCGGAGGACCCAAAGATCACCGCCGAGGAGGCCGCTAGGCAGCTCGGGCTTCTCGGAATGAGCAGGGAGGAGGCCGAGAAGGTGATAGACAGGATAATAGCTGATAACATGGAGCTAGTAAAGCAGAAGGGGGAGGCCGCCTTCAGCACCCTCATGGGAAAGGCCATGGGAGTGTTGAGAGGCAAGGTTGACGGCAAGGTGGTCTCGGAGATGATAAGGTCGAAGCTGAGGCAGCTCAGCTCACGCTGA
- a CDS encoding NAD(P)/FAD-dependent oxidoreductase: MSETLNIVGAGPAGAAAAYAAQKFGISAVVYEANPRPAVKPCGRGVPTISDMPFEIPRERIIARIRGAVLYVDGIKSVEVRGSVNGYIVDKEGMIRDIIESSGGELVTSAPYNPSNGTVRVGGEVRDLKSGLLAGGVAFYSGEKIQGVQAIVRAPRLDSMDYLYIDFDTKLVGYYWIFPAEEGVEIGVGGFADPASLRGLLDRFIEARRDLLGNGHVLSVAGAPIAVGGLSLGSIRGLHKVGEAAGFVLPLTGEGIRPSAISGYEAARAYLMGQDVSETLRSLKVSRAIRVHSSILSALRRLSPEDRRRFMLEIPAAVHEEVALGTMDMGRIVRALAAKPLLAAKLMKYISLR, translated from the coding sequence ATGTCCGAGACCCTTAACATAGTCGGCGCTGGGCCCGCCGGGGCCGCGGCCGCCTACGCAGCCCAAAAGTTTGGCATCAGTGCAGTTGTCTACGAGGCCAACCCAAGGCCTGCGGTGAAGCCGTGCGGCAGGGGGGTGCCCACGATCTCCGACATGCCGTTCGAGATCCCAAGAGAGAGAATTATAGCGAGGATAAGGGGGGCCGTACTCTATGTCGACGGCATAAAGTCGGTCGAAGTTAGGGGCTCCGTAAACGGCTACATAGTTGACAAGGAGGGCATGATAAGGGACATTATAGAGTCGTCGGGCGGCGAGCTTGTGACCTCAGCGCCCTACAACCCCTCCAACGGCACCGTGAGGGTGGGGGGCGAGGTAAGGGACCTTAAGTCAGGCCTCCTGGCCGGGGGCGTCGCTTTCTACAGCGGCGAGAAGATACAGGGGGTTCAGGCAATAGTTAGGGCGCCCAGGCTTGATAGCATGGACTACCTCTACATAGACTTTGACACCAAGCTAGTTGGATATTATTGGATCTTCCCGGCGGAGGAGGGGGTCGAGATAGGGGTCGGCGGCTTCGCCGACCCAGCTTCTCTGAGAGGACTGCTGGACCGCTTCATAGAGGCACGTAGGGACCTCCTGGGTAACGGTCACGTGCTAAGCGTCGCCGGGGCGCCCATAGCGGTAGGAGGTCTCTCGCTGGGCTCCATCAGGGGCCTCCACAAGGTCGGTGAAGCCGCTGGCTTCGTACTTCCCCTAACGGGCGAGGGCATAAGGCCCTCAGCTATATCAGGCTACGAGGCCGCGAGGGCCTACCTAATGGGTCAGGACGTGAGCGAGACCCTCCGCTCGCTCAAGGTAAGCAGGGCGATAAGGGTGCACAGCTCCATACTCTCAGCTCTGAGGAGGCTAAGCCCTGAGGACAGGAGGAGGTTCATGCTTGAGATACCTGCGGCCGTTCACGAGGAGGTGGCGCTCGGCACCATGGACATGGGCAGGATAGTGAGGGCGCTCGCGGCCAAGCCGCTGCTGGCGGCCAAGCTAATGAAGTACATCTCCCTTAGATGA
- a CDS encoding DUF61 family protein has product MSGEESPAKHVVNIYREEVRKLQASWPTRQLSLRELKGTPFIELTDGTLHEFNQEEVDRLLSQVPEYFWDFMAIPLLLHYMRTESGIAKYTVVGNRWQMRLAEIMLRGDYSANGVSELGIEEFLEIIRKYRSLVFVSLHL; this is encoded by the coding sequence GTGAGCGGCGAGGAGAGTCCGGCGAAGCACGTAGTTAACATTTACAGGGAGGAGGTCAGGAAGCTCCAGGCCTCGTGGCCCACGAGGCAGCTGAGTCTCAGGGAGCTCAAGGGGACCCCATTTATAGAGCTCACCGACGGGACCCTTCACGAGTTCAACCAGGAGGAGGTTGACAGGCTCCTCTCACAGGTCCCAGAGTACTTCTGGGACTTCATGGCCATCCCGCTGCTTCTCCACTACATGAGGACCGAGTCAGGGATTGCTAAGTATACGGTTGTCGGCAACAGGTGGCAGATGAGGCTGGCCGAGATAATGCTCAGGGGTGACTACAGCGCCAACGGCGTGAGCGAGCTTGGAATTGAGGAGTTCCTGGAGATTATCAGAAAGTACAGGAGCCTCGTGTTCGTCTCGCTTCACTTATAA
- the gatD gene encoding Glu-tRNA(Gln) amidotransferase subunit GatD codes for MEAYHGYVGEVARRLVEASAKPGDLVEITRPDGSSFIGILMPRSEFSADDIVVIKLDNGYNVGIRLSGGASLRVLSSGELTAHPGEPVSLAEGEVRPPSERVLILGTGGTIASRVDYETGAVYPYMDPKELSASVPEAFRYANIDAIQFMSIFSEDMTPRAWEAIADEVAKSFRKGYTGVVVAHGTDTMAYTAAALSFAFHGGLPGPVALVGAQRSSDRPSSDAAFNLTAAVLVAARAPFGEVAVVMHGETGDTYALAHRGTKVRKMHTSRRDAFQSINDLPLAKVWPYEGKIEVLKGSYRPRGELSLENGFDDRVAMVKFYPGMTSEVIDFLVDRGYHGIIIEGTGFGHIANSLIPSVERAVESGVPVVITSQTLFGRVNLNVYSTGRRMLQAGVIPAEDMLPETAYVKLSWVLRRTRDLKEVKTLMLTNMAGEINPRHELRLFPRWYHEHE; via the coding sequence GTGGAAGCTTACCATGGCTACGTGGGTGAGGTAGCCAGGCGACTCGTGGAGGCCTCAGCCAAGCCGGGTGACCTGGTTGAGATAACGAGGCCAGACGGCTCCAGTTTCATTGGCATCCTTATGCCCAGAAGCGAGTTCTCAGCTGACGACATAGTTGTCATAAAGCTTGACAACGGCTATAACGTGGGTATAAGGCTCTCCGGGGGCGCCTCGCTCAGGGTCCTTAGTTCTGGTGAGCTAACGGCGCACCCAGGCGAGCCGGTAAGCCTTGCCGAGGGTGAGGTGAGGCCGCCAAGCGAGAGGGTGCTCATACTCGGTACTGGCGGCACCATAGCGAGCAGGGTGGACTACGAGACCGGGGCCGTCTATCCATACATGGATCCAAAGGAGCTCTCGGCCTCGGTGCCTGAGGCCTTCAGATACGCCAACATTGACGCCATTCAGTTCATGTCAATATTCAGCGAGGACATGACGCCCCGCGCGTGGGAGGCCATAGCTGACGAGGTGGCCAAGAGCTTCAGGAAAGGCTACACTGGCGTCGTGGTCGCCCATGGCACTGACACCATGGCCTACACGGCGGCGGCGCTCTCCTTCGCCTTTCACGGAGGCCTGCCGGGCCCCGTGGCGCTGGTCGGGGCCCAGAGGAGCAGCGACAGGCCGAGCAGCGACGCTGCCTTCAACTTAACAGCAGCTGTGCTGGTTGCAGCAAGGGCTCCCTTTGGAGAGGTCGCAGTGGTAATGCACGGCGAGACAGGCGACACGTACGCCCTGGCCCACAGGGGCACTAAGGTGAGGAAGATGCACACGAGCAGGAGGGACGCCTTCCAGAGCATAAACGACCTGCCGCTCGCCAAGGTGTGGCCGTATGAGGGCAAGATAGAGGTCCTCAAGGGGAGCTACCGCCCGCGCGGCGAGCTGAGCCTTGAGAACGGCTTTGACGACAGGGTGGCCATGGTGAAGTTCTATCCAGGTATGACGAGTGAGGTCATAGACTTCCTCGTCGACAGGGGCTACCACGGCATCATCATAGAGGGCACAGGCTTCGGGCACATAGCCAACTCCCTCATACCCTCCGTTGAGAGGGCCGTGGAGTCAGGGGTGCCCGTGGTTATCACCAGTCAGACTCTCTTCGGCAGGGTTAACCTGAACGTCTACAGCACGGGGAGGCGCATGCTGCAGGCCGGCGTGATACCAGCTGAGGACATGCTACCGGAGACTGCGTACGTAAAGCTCTCCTGGGTGCTCCGCAGGACAAGGGACCTCAAGGAGGTCAAGACGCTAATGCTGACAAACATGGCTGGAGAGATAAACCCGAGGCATGAGCTGAGGCTGTTCCCGAGGTGGTACCATGAGCACGAGTGA
- a CDS encoding Lrp/AsnC family transcriptional regulator, with translation MRKQQTPTVDERDLQLIKFLEEEGRMPWSEIASKMNVSEATVYLRVKRLLNEGVIRGFTVRTDPSKLGLDATAFLLVRVRADSIAKAREMLRGLYFVIEAYETTGPYNFLVKVLAPSQRELSSAIEAIASTPGVVEVSSILALSEVKQSFSISSVYERWLSAKS, from the coding sequence TTGAGGAAGCAGCAGACGCCAACGGTTGACGAGAGGGACCTGCAGCTGATAAAGTTCCTTGAGGAGGAAGGCAGAATGCCGTGGAGCGAGATAGCCTCAAAGATGAACGTAAGCGAGGCGACGGTTTACCTGAGAGTGAAGAGACTCTTAAACGAGGGTGTCATAAGGGGCTTCACAGTGAGGACTGACCCCTCAAAGCTGGGCCTTGACGCCACCGCCTTCCTTCTAGTCAGGGTGAGGGCTGACAGCATAGCAAAGGCGAGGGAGATGCTCAGGGGGCTCTACTTTGTTATCGAGGCCTATGAGACCACGGGGCCCTACAACTTCCTCGTTAAGGTCCTGGCCCCCTCCCAGAGGGAGCTCTCATCAGCCATAGAGGCCATAGCCTCAACCCCAGGGGTTGTCGAGGTCTCCTCCATACTGGCCCTAAGCGAGGTCAAGCAGTCTTTCAGCATAAGCAGCGTCTACGAGAGGTGGCTAAGCGCTAAAAGCTGA
- a CDS encoding C/D box methylation guide ribonucleoprotein complex aNOP56 subunit (functions along with aFIB and aL7a; guides 2'-O-methylation of ribose to specific sites in RNAs), whose amino-acid sequence MKGLKIYVVDTIAGSHALDEAGREVAFEPAPKSLDDLMACVMKISSGEVHETFAKLAEKLKQMSPEEVVVESEEEAKYLSQQGLKASAAEGNTVAVSVRSRLPQLLLESGLVKSEEEVLPFELSVTYEFTRRGLMGAAKKRDMLAAHSIRTIDDIDKTVNLFVNRLREWYSVHFPELNDIVEDHRLYVKLVASLGSRENFSESSLKELGVPEQLAGKILDASKRSLGADISEHDLEAIRTFASIILQLYELRDQLEGYVNRIMKEVAPNITELVGPLLGARLISLAGGLDRLATMPASTIQVLGAEKALFRALRTGGRPPKHGIIFQYPEIFRAPKWQRGKIARALAAKLAIAAKVDAFSGRFVGDRLNAELRERIDEIKKIYAAPPKKKAAQQPQQRFRAPPRRGGREREGRHRGRGR is encoded by the coding sequence GTGAAAGGCTTGAAAATTTACGTAGTTGACACGATTGCAGGCAGCCACGCCCTTGACGAGGCTGGCAGGGAGGTGGCCTTCGAGCCTGCCCCCAAATCCCTGGACGACCTCATGGCTTGCGTAATGAAGATATCGAGCGGCGAGGTTCACGAGACGTTTGCTAAGCTCGCTGAGAAGCTGAAGCAGATGAGCCCAGAGGAGGTGGTGGTTGAGAGCGAGGAGGAGGCCAAGTACCTGAGCCAGCAGGGCCTCAAGGCTTCAGCTGCCGAGGGCAACACCGTGGCGGTGTCGGTGAGGTCAAGGCTCCCTCAGCTCCTGTTAGAGTCGGGGCTTGTCAAGAGCGAGGAGGAGGTCCTCCCCTTTGAGCTCAGCGTGACCTATGAGTTTACCAGAAGGGGCCTCATGGGGGCTGCGAAGAAGCGTGACATGTTGGCGGCGCACTCGATAAGGACCATTGACGACATAGATAAGACCGTGAATCTGTTCGTCAACAGGCTGAGGGAGTGGTACAGCGTTCACTTCCCTGAACTTAATGACATAGTTGAGGACCACAGGCTCTACGTTAAGCTGGTCGCAAGCCTAGGCAGCAGGGAGAACTTCTCTGAGAGCAGCCTGAAGGAGCTTGGCGTGCCAGAGCAGCTGGCCGGGAAGATACTCGACGCCTCTAAGAGAAGCCTGGGAGCTGACATCTCAGAACACGACCTTGAGGCCATAAGGACCTTTGCCAGCATAATACTTCAGCTCTACGAGCTGAGGGACCAGCTGGAGGGCTACGTGAACAGGATAATGAAAGAGGTGGCTCCGAACATCACGGAGCTCGTGGGCCCCCTGCTGGGGGCGAGGCTCATAAGCCTGGCGGGTGGCCTTGACAGGCTAGCCACCATGCCGGCAAGCACTATACAGGTGCTGGGGGCAGAGAAGGCCCTCTTCAGGGCGCTGAGGACAGGCGGCAGGCCCCCCAAGCATGGCATAATATTCCAGTACCCTGAGATCTTCAGGGCCCCCAAGTGGCAGAGGGGTAAGATAGCCAGGGCGCTCGCCGCCAAGCTTGCCATAGCTGCTAAGGTTGACGCATTCAGCGGCAGGTTCGTGGGCGACAGGCTCAACGCCGAGCTGAGGGAGAGGATAGATGAGATAAAGAAGATTTACGCCGCGCCGCCGAAGAAGAAGGCTGCCCAGCAGCCTCAGCAGAGGTTCCGGGCGCCTCCAAGGAGGGGAGGCAGGGAGAGGGAGGGCAGGCACAGGGGCAGAGGGAGGTGA
- a CDS encoding tyrosine-type recombinase/integrase, with product MVGLPAKRLQQPPSDITSRRLGDAAEAFIYALQLSGASRLTIKSYRAALQSFLSYVGADRAASNVKAEDYIAWLTAMRSRGPMGPRGGRWSSTVHYYSVFVRRFLSWLGVSGLPSEPSRRGEFSGALSWRDVEVMMSKARDLYDLLIVSLMAESGLRAREVVGLTWGDIDLARGEARVRGKYGKERTVVLGQVARAVLSALPPGQPNERVVKLSYQAIYDRVKSMARRAGIDVSRVRPHVLRHTFATEALRRGMSLPVLQRLLGHSDIRITQVYLHLLDEDVRREYERAFMQPQQPYYPPYPPQAYPPYVQPWYMGAPGPRG from the coding sequence GTGGTAGGCCTGCCCGCGAAGAGACTTCAGCAGCCGCCCTCTGACATAACGTCAAGGAGGCTGGGTGATGCGGCTGAAGCATTCATTTACGCGCTCCAGCTCTCTGGCGCCTCAAGGCTTACAATTAAGTCGTACAGGGCCGCCCTTCAGTCCTTCCTCTCATACGTCGGGGCGGACAGGGCGGCGTCGAACGTCAAAGCTGAGGACTACATAGCCTGGCTCACAGCGATGAGGTCCCGGGGGCCAATGGGGCCGAGAGGCGGCAGGTGGAGCTCCACGGTTCACTACTACTCGGTATTCGTGAGGAGGTTCCTCTCTTGGCTCGGCGTCTCAGGTCTGCCCTCAGAGCCCAGCAGGAGGGGCGAGTTTAGCGGTGCCCTGAGCTGGAGGGACGTGGAGGTCATGATGTCAAAGGCCAGGGACCTCTACGACCTTCTTATAGTCTCGCTTATGGCTGAGTCAGGCCTCAGGGCAAGGGAGGTCGTGGGGCTGACCTGGGGGGACATAGACCTGGCCAGAGGTGAGGCGAGGGTGAGGGGTAAGTACGGCAAGGAGAGGACAGTTGTCCTGGGTCAAGTGGCCCGCGCTGTGCTCTCAGCCCTGCCGCCCGGGCAGCCCAACGAGAGAGTTGTTAAGCTCAGCTACCAGGCCATCTACGACAGGGTCAAGTCGATGGCGAGGAGGGCGGGCATCGACGTGAGTAGGGTCAGGCCCCACGTGCTGAGGCACACCTTTGCCACGGAGGCCCTGAGGAGGGGCATGAGCCTCCCAGTTCTTCAGAGGTTGCTCGGTCACAGCGACATAAGGATAACGCAGGTCTACCTACACCTGCTGGACGAGGATGTGAGGAGGGAGTACGAGAGGGCTTTCATGCAGCCACAGCAGCCCTACTACCCGCCCTACCCGCCGCAGGCCTACCCGCCGTACGTGCAGCCATGGTACATGGGCGCGCCTGGCCCAAGGGGTTAG
- a CDS encoding 30S ribosomal protein S30e, producing MPTHGSMTKAGKVRKATPKIEPKHKKNEPPRMKNRVEFVLRVLKASQKKAAPRAAR from the coding sequence TTGCCAACGCACGGGTCAATGACTAAGGCGGGCAAGGTCAGAAAGGCCACACCTAAGATAGAGCCCAAGCACAAGAAGAACGAGCCTCCACGCATGAAGAACAGGGTAGAGTTTGTCTTGAGGGTACTCAAGGCCTCGCAGAAGAAGGCCGCCCCTAGGGCGGCTAGATGA
- a CDS encoding fibrillarin-like rRNA/tRNA 2'-O-methyltransferase — protein MKVYEHDLWKGVYVVEFDDGSLRLATKNLVPGQRVYGEHLYTYEGVEYREWNVYRSKLAAALLKGLEELPVKEGDSILYLGIASGTTASHISDIIGPKGVIYGVEFSPRVIRDLLQIVPERKNILPILADAREPVRYRHLVGTTMGLYADVAQPDQASIVARNARLFLKDGGYLLLAIKARSIDVTSEPSDIYLKEMRTLVEEGFEIRDVVHLDPFDKDHAMVYAVYHRRA, from the coding sequence GTGAAGGTTTACGAACATGACCTGTGGAAGGGCGTCTACGTTGTCGAGTTTGATGACGGGAGCCTGAGGCTCGCCACCAAGAACCTGGTGCCAGGTCAGAGGGTCTACGGGGAGCATCTCTACACCTACGAGGGCGTCGAGTACAGGGAGTGGAATGTTTATCGCAGCAAGCTTGCCGCGGCGCTGCTGAAGGGGCTTGAGGAGCTCCCAGTTAAGGAGGGTGACTCAATACTATACCTTGGTATAGCCAGCGGCACGACCGCTAGCCACATAAGCGACATAATAGGCCCAAAGGGCGTGATTTACGGCGTTGAGTTCTCCCCAAGGGTCATAAGGGACCTGCTTCAGATAGTGCCAGAGAGGAAGAACATACTGCCAATACTGGCTGACGCCAGGGAGCCCGTCAGGTACAGGCATCTGGTAGGCACAACCATGGGCCTGTACGCAGACGTGGCACAGCCTGACCAGGCTAGCATAGTTGCGAGGAACGCGAGGCTCTTCCTGAAGGACGGCGGCTACCTGCTCCTGGCCATAAAGGCCAGAAGCATAGACGTGACGAGTGAGCCCAGCGACATCTACCTCAAGGAGATGAGGACCCTGGTCGAGGAGGGCTTTGAGATAAGGGACGTGGTGCACCTGGACCCATTCGACAAGGACCACGCCATGGTCTACGCAGTCTATCACAGGAGGGCCTGA
- the ilvA gene encoding threonine ammonia-lyase, with translation MESNLVEDIYQNSIRARDVLRGLIHETPLDLSSTFSSMTGGEVYLKLENLQKTGSFKVRGAYYKIWTLGEKAKRGVVAASAGNHAQGVAFAAKLLGVKAIIVMPVVAPLSKILATKSYGAEVVLHGNVVDESMKKANEIAEQTGATLIHPYDDPAVIAGQGTISLEILEQMQEPPDVVVIPIGGGGLISGNAVVLKKRLGSRVKVIGVEPSYVPKYSMSLKEGRPVNITGAPSGLMDGLIVKSAGHLTFELIRELVDDIVTVDDKEVARAMFLLLERGKTLAEGAGAAPLAALIEGKVDVKGKRVVALISGGNVDLSRLANIINYELFRTKRLIKLVGAVPDQPGYLDRVLRRLADARFNVIDIRHDRFSPMLTPGYALIEALVEAPDPDAIPEALQMLKSDGFDFKVLES, from the coding sequence TTGGAGAGTAATCTGGTGGAGGATATTTACCAGAACTCCATAAGGGCTAGGGACGTGCTTAGGGGACTTATACACGAGACGCCGCTCGACCTCAGCTCGACGTTCTCATCGATGACAGGCGGCGAGGTCTACCTCAAGCTGGAGAACCTCCAGAAGACGGGCTCATTCAAGGTAAGGGGGGCCTACTACAAGATATGGACCCTGGGAGAGAAGGCCAAGAGGGGCGTCGTTGCCGCCAGCGCCGGTAACCACGCCCAGGGGGTTGCCTTCGCTGCCAAGCTGCTCGGCGTCAAGGCTATCATAGTTATGCCGGTCGTGGCGCCGCTGTCAAAGATACTTGCAACTAAGTCCTATGGGGCCGAGGTCGTGCTGCATGGCAACGTTGTAGACGAGTCGATGAAGAAGGCCAACGAGATAGCGGAGCAGACGGGCGCCACGCTGATACACCCCTATGATGACCCAGCCGTAATAGCTGGCCAGGGGACCATATCGCTCGAGATACTTGAGCAGATGCAGGAGCCGCCGGACGTAGTTGTGATACCAATAGGCGGGGGCGGCCTCATATCGGGTAACGCGGTCGTTTTGAAGAAGAGGCTTGGCAGCAGAGTCAAGGTTATAGGGGTTGAGCCCTCCTACGTGCCTAAGTACTCCATGAGCCTTAAGGAGGGCAGGCCTGTGAACATTACGGGCGCCCCCTCAGGCCTTATGGATGGCCTGATAGTCAAGTCTGCTGGCCACCTGACGTTTGAACTGATAAGGGAACTGGTAGACGACATAGTCACAGTAGATGATAAGGAGGTTGCCAGGGCGATGTTCCTCCTGCTTGAGAGGGGCAAGACGCTGGCTGAGGGCGCTGGGGCGGCGCCGCTGGCGGCCCTCATAGAGGGCAAGGTTGACGTCAAGGGAAAGAGGGTGGTGGCGCTAATAAGCGGTGGCAACGTTGACCTAAGCAGGTTGGCCAACATAATAAACTACGAGCTCTTCAGGACCAAGAGGCTCATAAAGTTAGTGGGCGCAGTGCCAGACCAGCCGGGCTACCTTGACAGGGTCCTGAGGAGGCTGGCCGACGCCAGGTTCAACGTGATAGACATAAGGCACGACAGGTTCTCGCCCATGCTGACACCAGGCTACGCCCTCATCGAGGCCCTCGTGGAGGCTCCCGATCCTGATGCTATACCTGAGGCGCTTCAAATGTTGAAGTCAGACGGCTTTGACTTTAAGGTCTTGGAGTCCTGA